The following nucleotide sequence is from Drosophila simulans strain w501 chromosome 3L, Prin_Dsim_3.1, whole genome shotgun sequence.
CCGTTTTCGCCTTGGTTTTTGGCCAGTAGAATGGCCGCATCCACGGCTGCCAGTTCCTCGCCGCCCTTCTCCTCCACTTTCTCTACTTTATCCACCTTCTCCGCCTGCTCCTCTTTGCTGTCTTCCGCGGAGATTTCCGGTTTCTTGGCCAGCGGCATTTCCACATCCTCGGGTGCTGCGACTGCTCCATTCCCGTTATTCGAGGCGACGGGCACTTCGTTGGCATTTGCATCCTCTGCCTTTTGCTCATTTTCGATGCTTATAACGGGATTGGGTGTGGGTTCATCCACATTGGCAGTCTCTTCGTTTTTGGCCACCGCCACTTCCATGGactctggttctggttctgcaACGCCATTGTTGGCACTGGAAGTGGTTCCTGCTGTGGAAGGGGCTTccactgcaacagcagcagcggcagcagcctCATTGGAAATGGAGGGCGAAACAGCCGGCACTTCCATCTCTGTCTCTTCCTGACCATTGCCGTTGCTCTCGGCGAGAGTGAGCGAGAGCGAAggagtgggtgtgggtgcAGTCGGATTTGAAGTGGAAGTGGTGGCACTAGCTGCCGCCTGCTGTTCTACCTCTGCCGGCTTTGGCGGCTGCGCATCCTtgtccttctgctgctgcgatATCTGCTGGATGTCCACGATGCGCTCCTGTCGTTCCAGGCTGCCTTTGACGACTGGAAGTGGTGGCGGCGCCTTCACCGTCAGAATCCCGTCCGAGGAGATGGTCGAATGCACCTCGTTGGGATCATAGCCCTTGGGCAGGATGTACTTGCGGATGAAGTGGCGCGAGATCACCCCGTGGCCATCCTCCTTCTCGTCGTGCTGACCCTCGACCACGATGCAGTTATCGATGGTCTTGACGGTCAGTTCGTTGGCGGCGAACTGCTTCACATTCATGCTCACCTGGAAGCCGTTCCTATTCACCACGGAGTAGGCGGATTTACTGGCCGCCGGTTGGCCACTGGCGCTGCCACTCGCCCCGGACGTGCCCTTATCGCCCAGTTCCTTTTCCAGCTCCACCAGCGACTTATTGCAACAAGCAGTCTTGGCTCCGGCCACACGATTGTACGGATGATGACGATGCTGCGATGCCGCCGACTGACCCTTGATGGGCACCCACATCATCGCATTCCCACGCCCCAACCCACGACTCAGCTGTGGCAACTGTGAGGTGGCCTCCAGCGGATACAACCCGAATCCGGCCGAATCATCTATATCCATTGCCAGGCTGCGATTGAAATCGTGCAGCTCCTCGGCCAAATCTAATATGAACGGTATCAGCGACATTTTCACTTTCTTCCTATCTGGCTAagatatatcttttttttttaggtctTGCGGGGATTAGTTTCGTCTGGGAACCGGCGGCGATCCGTTCTGGCCTCCAACTGGACTGCGTTTGAGCCCTTATGGCTGAATGTTGACGCTTTTAAGCGGCTTTGCAGCGCTGAATGGAAAACCTGGTCACTTCCAGTCTGCTTCCAGGCCAGCTCCCAGGCGAAAAACTATGCAACTCCTCCAGAGAACTCGCCAAGGGGAAGGGCTACCCATTAAAACAGTCAGTCAAGCCATGTACTATGCCATTTTCTGCTATATACACCGAAATAAGAGATACTTTTCCTCTGCCACAGATAGCCGGAGAACAAAGAAAGTACTCGTACTCGTAGCCGGCGAGAAACCAGACAAACCAAACTGCAACGTTGCTAAACCAAATGGAAAAGATAAGTAAAAGAGGCGAAACCGGCTTGAAATCGAAGCATATATGCACGAATATCCCCCCCAGAGATGCCATCTTCCTTGTGCCGGCGATATATATGctcatatatacaaatatccATATAGACGGGGTATATGTAAAGTGGTCGTGTTGCAGCTGAATTCCCACTGCCGGCATTGAGCGAACAGCTGAGAGTCTGAGTCTCGTGCCGGTTGCCGATGCGGATTCGAGTCGCCGGCGAtaaacaactacaacaacagctggctggctgggccGCCTGGAAGCTACAAATCCGCTGTTGCCCGAGCTGGAGGATTGGCAAGCCGGCGTCGCGTAAACATGCGCAGTGACAGCGTCTGGGGCAACTCATACATATGGTATCGCcatatacatttgtatgtacCCAGCCACACAGATGATGATAATATGCTGGATTCGTATATGGTTACATAGCCAAGTGCAGGCGATGGCAACCGGTTGAAAAGCtccaaaatgcaaaaacaacaacaccaacaacatccAGACGGGGGCCAGACAGTGGAGACTTTGCTAAAAATTTAGTGGGACCCCGAACTCAGCTGCGGGATATGGacacatattatatatgtttgtattcATGTGGTGTATATGCCAACTGCAGTCGGAAGAGAGCAAAAACCTTCAGTGATTGCTGCGTACGAGATGCCCTCTTGTACATATGATACATTCCCCATGTACTTGGTACTTGCTCCCATTTACCTAACCAAGGGGAAGAAATCCGCCGGACGAGCATGCTCGCACATTATGTGGCCACCTTTTTGAATAGACAACTTCCACTGCGTTGGCGTTGGATTGTCCAAACCCTGGGCAAGAGTACTCTACTCCAGTGGAGGAGGAGTGGCGACAAGAAAATggggccataaataaaaactcgaATGATATAACAACCAGGGATTGAGTTCTATAGCAATGCCCATTTAATATATGGTTATTCAATCGCTACaacaaattgtaaacaaattgtcATTTGATTTGGTTATTacgaattaaatttaaacaatatgtacatactgaatatttaacaatttgaaCTAAACAAATGTGCAGCTAAatcttacatacatacttatgtacatacatagttGTCTTAAGAGCAAATTTgatcaaatataataaatactaGACTACTACTTAAagttatgtatttattatggaatttgttttgtatatGGAAATGTACAAATGATTTATGTTACATATGTTTACATGTATCGCcctttgaaattcaaaacagttgcattacattttattcaaatatgtaaGTTTTACATCATTCAAATCCTTCATTGATCCAAATCGTatcatttttacattttcttacTGATTGGAGTAATAATAGGCTTACATCCCAGGGGTTCTTAAATATCCGCCATTAACCACTTATGtcttttaattagattttccCACTACAGATCCCCCTTCTCgtgaattaattaaagttaatagCTTAAACGCCAGGCCATAAAAAGAAGAACTGTTCTGCAGTCTCGAAGTTTCGCGAATTTTCTCCATCCTTCGTTGAATGTACTCCAACCTTCCTATCtgctatgtatgtacatacatacgtacatacacaTAATATTTGCCGGTGCTGATGCGACTTATCACTCCGCCAGGCCTTTTCATTCCCACTCCCCTGGCAGATTGCTCATTTTCCATAGCGATACTCTCACTTTCAATGGCAGATAATGCGTAATTGCCGCAAATTCGAGAACTCTGCGATATTTTCAGCCCGAGAAGTTTCGTGTCCCTTCTCGATGTCGATGTTTGTGCCCCATTGCACACAGACAcgacgcgcacacacacagcgccgtcgggcgcacacacacaacgacAGCGAGCGGTTGTATAAATAACCGGCACTTTCGTGCAGCCGGCGTCAGTTGAATTCAAAAAGCCAAAGCGATAACAGCTAAAGCGAAAGTAACCTATCAACAAAAGAAGTTTATACTTTGAAGGAGAATCATCTTGAAGCAAttgaaaaaatggcaaatattcCACTGTTGTTGAGCCTTGCCGACGATTTGGGCCGCATGTCGATGGTGCCCTTCTATGAGCCCTACTACTGCCAGCGCCAGAGGAATCCCTACTTGGCCCTGGTTGGACccatggagcagcagctgcgccaGTTGGAGAAACAGGTGGGCGCCTCGTCGGGATCGTCGGGAGCCGTGTCGAAAATCGGAAAGGATGGCTTCCAGGTCTGCATGGATGTGTCGCACTTCAAGCCCAGCGAACTGGTGGTCAAGGTGCAGGACAACTCCGTCCTGGTGGAGGGCAACCATGAGGAGCGCGAAGATGACCATGGCTTCATCACTCGTCACTTTGTGCGCCGCTATGCTCTGCCAGCCGGCTATGAGGCTGATAAGGTGGCCTCCACCTTGTCCTCCGATGGTGTCCTGACCATCAAGGTGCCCAAGCCACCGGCAATCGAGGATAAGGCCAACGAGCGCATCGTCCAGATCCAGCAGGTGGGACCCGCCCATCTCAATGTGAAGGAGAATCCCAAGGAGGCAGTGGAGCAGGACAACGGCAACGATAAGTAGAGGACTCGTTTCGAGGGATGCCCTGCATTTAACCATTATCAAAGTCATACATCTGTTTTATAAGCTGTAGTTATCCAAGGACACTTCACCCATAAACAATAGCCATTAAGGGTGTCCTGCTTTAATCTTAGTTTGGAATATGTATTACTAAATTGGCTGAATTAATATTacccataaaaataaataacaactatacttataaatatgtttggtCTGTTTTTCTGGTTGGTTATGGGTTACTATTACTTTGGGAATTGATTCACTAGCTTGGCGCCTTTTCATATGATACCATTTTCTAGAAGTTACTTTCGGCattgtatattgtattgtTGTGTCTCgtaaaattacatattttatttaattgttaatgTACATAACTGACTTTCTACATTACTTCGGTAAAAAGTCTTGAAGCTATGAAAACTTCTTGAATGTAAGGAACTTCAGTCAAGGTTAAATACTTATGTAAAGACATGCATAAGTACATcatgtacatacgtacataaaaatatacatccgttttctctctcttctttttaatgaacttcTACCATCTCTACAAGAGctgtacgtacatacatatatagtatgtacACGTATAAATTGAACTTCATTTTTGTATGTTACTGCAAataattacatacatatttccaTACATACGTGAATATGTAGGTATGGAAATACATAAGttgtatttatgtacatatgtagtaAGGATTTCGGTTAACTGGCAAACCAAGAACAAAAAGAttctatatacacatatgtatgttcataTACAGATAATAATCGAAACTTGCAACAGACAGCAAataacttgcaaaattttcaattgccCCGTTTCCCACTTCGCGAAGCAGTGGAGAAGGCAactgcaaaaatgtttgcagcAAACAAAAGAACGGCAAACATGAGGAGCAGCACGAAGCGAGACGAGGGTTCAATGCACTTGTCCAATGAAAATACAAGCTCCGTTGCACTCTGAAAAGACAGCGTTTAAAAAGCGCGATAAGAGAAGAAAacgctttaaataaatatatctgcatatatatgtacgtacatgtacactcatacatatgtactgcATTTTAACTGTTCTTTATGCTTTTTATTCGCAAAGAGAAACTCCCAGAAAAGAAATGTCAAGAAGTTTCTGGTtctttctcgctctctctATGAAAAGCCGGCTGTGTTAGAAAGAGCCAGAAGATGCGAGAGAAAACTGTTTGTTGAATTACGGGGCGTATTCAAAGGGGCTTTTAAAGGTCGGTTAAATTTTAAGTTTGGTAGGCTAACAATTGCTTCCCTATatctaaaaattataatatttgcattaagGGATCATAGGGAAAACCTTCTCTGGAGGCAAAACCTAACGAAGATGGCAACCCCCCATCATTTTATTAAAGTTCCGCCCCTGGTTGCCATGCACTAGTGTGTGTGAGCCCAGCGTCAGTATAAAAGGCCAGCGTCAACGTCGCCCGAGCACAGTCTAAACTGAAAAATTGAACGCAAACGTTGAAGGAAACTtcgctcaaaaaaaaaaaaaaacgaaaaagcaaaaaatttcCTTTGTCTAGACAGGATTTGTGAATAaagagaaaaaatcaaaaatgtcaATTGTACCACTGCTGCACTTGGCCCGGGAGCTGGATCATGACTACCGCTCCGACTGGGGACATTTTCTGGAGGATGACTTCGGTTTTGGCGTCCATGCCCACGATCTGTTCCATCCGCGTCGCCTGATGCTGCCCAACACCCTGGGACTGGGTCGTCGTCGTTATTCGCCGTACGAGAGGAGCCATGGCCACCACAATCAAGTGTCACGTCGCGCGTCGGGAGGTCCAAACTCTCTGCTGCCCGCCGTGGGCAAAGATGGCTTCCAGGTATGCATGGATGTGTCGCAGTTCAAGCCAAAAGAGCTGACCGTCAAGGTGGTGGACAACACCGTGGTGGTAGAGGGCAAGCACGAGGAGCGCGAGGACGGCCATGGAATGATCCAGCGTCACTTTGTGCGCAAGTATACCCTGCCCAAGGGCTTTGACCCCAACGATGTGGTGTCCACCGTCTCATCCGACGGTGTGCTGACCCTCAAGGCCCCGCCGCCGCCCAGCAAGGAGCAGGCCAAGTCGGAGCGCATTGTCCAGATCCAGCAAACGGGGCCTGCCCATTTGAGCGTCAAGGCACCGGCACCCGAGGCTGGTGATGGAAAAGCCGAAAATGGCAGCGGCGAGAAAATGGAGACTAGCAAGTAAGGGACGAAAAGAGGAAGAAGACGAGGAGAGGAAGTAGACGAGGAGAGGAAGAAGAcgagaagaggaagaagacgAGAAGAGGAAGAAGTCGTGAAGAGGAGGAAGACGACGAGATTCGCTGGCGAAGCACGAGGGAAAGAAGAATTTAAAAGAAGAAACGGGAGTGTTGCCGCGCTGCTCGGAGAGAGCAAGACTAAAAAGGACACATCACAACACACCCAATGTATTACATTCAcacacatcatcatcatcacatcCTAGACTAAGTGATTTTAAACTCCATTTATCAtaatgcataaaaaaaaaaaacattttagtgTGTATGATTAGGCTAAACAATTGGAGGATTCATTGCTCCCTTTGAGTTTATACTTTTTGTAACAAGAACAGGCGCAACACTCGGGAgaattttgcatttcatttgtgaATAAACgaatacaataaatacaaaatacgaaaAGAAGTCAGCTGTCGagtttttgttggtttttctcCCCTTTTTCGCTTCTTTATTTCGAGTTTGCACatgtatttgcatttcagGTAAACCGGCTTTTGTTGGGTGTCGTTCACTTCCAAGGGGTTTTATGTACTTCTTTTGTCcttgtccttgaattggacttgtggaaaattaaatggtCAGCCAAAATTGATTAACCTTTGTCGACGATTGTTACTTTTAAAGATGATTTGTAATGATTTTGCACAATTCAGAAATATGAGCATGGAAATGGGGaatgatttttgtttttcaattacattttgaCAAACgtcaggcaaatatttgcatttccgcacacactgaaagaaaaatcCAAGGTAAGAaccacttttaaataatttaatcaattgtttgcacatatttatttaaatatttaatacataataaaaaatttagttGCCCGTTCTGATTTCATATTGGTTGTTTTATGCTCGTAACTTGTAGCGATCATAAGTATTTACTGTTaattctatatctatatctaaaACGGCTTTCATTCATATTTCTCAGCTGGGTTTTGAGATACGGATATATCTCAGTTTTCTCGGCTCCGTGGAGCTTTCGCTGTTAACCGCGAAAAAGCTTTTAGTGGTTgtcatgttgctgttgttggttttATCTTAGTTGATGTTaagtaaaaatgtattttatatatttttctgcatttcctactgctgcggctgctgtcaATATGTTTTTGCTTGCATTTATGCAcgttatgtatgtatattcaatGACGCTTAATCACAgatcaattttttaaaatttcatttgacttAGAAGttaagaaacaaaacacaTCCTACACATGGACTAAATAATTACTGTCTCTGGTTGGTTTCTGGGCTTTTTGGCATGGACAACTTAGtggacatacatatgtatatggtatGGGATCGGAGAGGCTGGATAATAATAGCAGTACACGAATAGAGGGTAAATTATACATCGATTTAGCCACTAAATCAATATACTCAAACTGCCTGGTTCTAAATGTTACAATATTctttatcttttgttttttttttttttttgtgttaatCATTGCAGTCTCAAATTGTTTATGGGCTTTGCTATATAAAGAGGAGAACATAGGGATTGTTGGGCCGCTGGCCACGATCTGGCTTTTGAAGCCCCTTGGTGTGCGGTATAAAAAATAGTATTTCGATTTTACTTTCTATGTGGATCTCGGGGTCTCCGTCGACCAGCGGTGAATACTTGAGAGTAGAGCTTATTGGGGGGAGAGAGAGCGCGCAGATCATAGTGGATCACATCAGATCAGTTGGGCAGGATACTCCATTCACTTCTGGAGTAGACTttcgcagctgctgctgagaTTTGGCAACGACTTGAAACTGAGCCGCGATCGATCCACCTGGGCGTCCGAGGGACCGTAGCCCctgctgctcttgctgctgctgacccCATTCACTCCGCGGTCAAAGGATGAGGAGATCACAagcggatgtggatgctgACGGGAATTCCGCTGcttctgctggctgctggcatAGGCGGCAGGTGGTGATAGTGGCGATGTGGGCAGGTCGATATCCAGCACGGTATCCGCTTCGCCGGGCTTCAGCTTGGGATCCGAGTAGCGACGAAGTTCCTCCTTCGTCGGCTGACCACCTAAGCAATCAGTGGTGCAGCAACCAATGGGCAAATCCACGCCCATTATCCCAGAGTGACGGTAGTCGATCTTTGGCGGCGTGCTGTAATCGTAAGGATGTACGGCAGTATCGGGACCCACGCTGTTCTGATCGCTCAGCACATCGCGGTTCTCGAGAAAGATGGACGAGTTGGAGTAGCGCTTTGTCTGGTGCGGCTTGTAAACAAATCCGCCTAGCCCGTTGGCTACCGCATGAGATACTCCGGAACTGATCGAGGGTGCCTTGTGCTCGCCACTACCTGCAAGCAAATATGGATTAGcgaaatttataattatataataataacagccACTCACCACTGAAGCTGCTTAGTTGCAGAGCATGCTCGCGGCCTGTATCCGTGGAAATGCCGCTGGCACTGAGATCCTGCCGTGATCCGGCGCACAGATCCGTAGCAGAGCCGCGACTAGAGCCCTCCGAGTGCTCCAGCACGTTGTGTATGGAGTCGTGGAAGGGCGTCATGCTGCCCGATCCCTGAGGGCAGGGTCGGAATGATGAGATCTGCGAGACCACATCATCGAGCGCCCAGTCGCGATCGTAATTGTGCTGTGACTGCGAGCACTCGATGTTGGCGGCCACAGCCACTTGGCCCAATTGCTGGCCGctctgctgcatctgctggtGCCGCTGGTGGCCATGTCCGTCCTCCGTCTGCGTGCAGGCACTGCTACTGCTGTGCGGTACCTCTAGTTCTGCGGCCATTTGGAGCATATGATGTGGCGAGGCGTTTAGTAGGCGCTGCATTTGCTGATGTAGACCCATTTCTGCACCGCCGCCACCATTATCCATTGATGCACAGTTCGCCTCGTGGGCACAATATCCTCCGGCCGCACCGCTGGCATTGATTTCCACGGCACCGCTCGTCGATCCGGCATGAGCCAGTGGCTCACTGAAGTGCTGATGATGGGCGGCCACTGGGGATGGAGGTACCACTGGATGTATCTTTTCTGGGGCATTCTGAATCAGTAGAATTCTGTAAGACAATTGTTACATCATCAGCACAaagtgaaatattattattattttccaaacCAGGTCCCCTGCACTTGATGTATTCTtaattaatgctaattaatttaaagaacCATACAGTATATTTCGCATAATTGAGTTCATAGTAACATTTTCATTGACCCGAAGTTTGTGTAATCAGAAAAGCTCTCAAATGACTGGAAAATCACGCCTCTTGCATTAAAATAGGGAAAATGTTTatgtaaaataatacaaacagaTAGCATTGTTTACCCAAGatagtaaataatatttgaagTATTTAAACCAATTGAATCGAATCTTTCGCCAAATAAACTTTAGAGATTTCATTGCATTGTTTACACAATATTCTCCTATTGCTTTGGA
It contains:
- the LOC6737411 gene encoding heat shock protein 67B1, which codes for MSLIPFILDLAEELHDFNRSLAMDIDDSAGFGLYPLEATSQLPQLSRGLGRGNAMMWVPIKGQSAASQHRHHPYNRVAGAKTACCNKSLVELEKELGDKGTSGASGSASGQPAASKSAYSVVNRNGFQVSMNVKQFAANELTVKTIDNCIVVEGQHDEKEDGHGVISRHFIRKYILPKGYDPNEVHSTISSDGILTVKAPPPLPVVKGSLERQERIVDIQQISQQQKDKDAQPPKPAEVEQQAAASATTSTSNPTAPTPTPSLSLTLAESNGNGQEETEMEVPAVSPSISNEAAAAAAVAVEAPSTAGTTSSANNGVAEPEPESMEVAVAKNEETANVDEPTPNPVISIENEQKAEDANANEVPVASNNGNGAVAAPEDVEMPLAKKPEISAEDSKEEQAEKVDKVEKVEEKGGEELAAVDAAILLAKNQGENGAAAAKTEELAK
- the LOC6737412 gene encoding heat shock protein 23 — translated: MANIPLLLSLADDLGRMSMVPFYEPYYCQRQRNPYLALVGPMEQQLRQLEKQVGASSGSSGAVSKIGKDGFQVCMDVSHFKPSELVVKVQDNSVLVEGNHEEREDDHGFITRHFVRRYALPAGYEADKVASTLSSDGVLTIKVPKPPAIEDKANERIVQIQQVGPAHLNVKENPKEAVEQDNGNDK
- the LOC6737413 gene encoding heat shock protein 27, which translates into the protein MSIVPLLHLARELDHDYRSDWGHFLEDDFGFGVHAHDLFHPRRLMLPNTLGLGRRRYSPYERSHGHHNQVSRRASGGPNSLLPAVGKDGFQVCMDVSQFKPKELTVKVVDNTVVVEGKHEEREDGHGMIQRHFVRKYTLPKGFDPNDVVSTVSSDGVLTLKAPPPPSKEQAKSERIVQIQQTGPAHLSVKAPAPEAGDGKAENGSGEKMETSK
- the LOC6737415 gene encoding uncharacterized protein LOC6737415, whose translation is MPCDNAKTSSDIEHVDWNSGQHYANVRFGSGSSQASQNSGDICRICHCESDPQNPLLTPCYCSGSLKYVHQACLQQWLTASETNSCELCKFPFIMHTKIKPFNEWRSLDISGIERRRLCCSVLFHCAAALCVIWSLCVLIERAADDVQRGLIDWPFWTKLAVVTVGLTGGIVFMYIQCKAYLHLCHRWKARNRILLIQNAPEKIHPVVPPSPVAAHHQHFSEPLAHAGSTSGAVEINASGAAGGYCAHEANCASMDNGGGGAEMGLHQQMQRLLNASPHHMLQMAAELEVPHSSSSACTQTEDGHGHQRHQQMQQSGQQLGQVAVAANIECSQSQHNYDRDWALDDVVSQISSFRPCPQGSGSMTPFHDSIHNVLEHSEGSSRGSATDLCAGSRQDLSASGISTDTGREHALQLSSFSGSGEHKAPSISSGVSHAVANGLGGFVYKPHQTKRYSNSSIFLENRDVLSDQNSVGPDTAVHPYDYSTPPKIDYRHSGIMGVDLPIGCCTTDCLGGQPTKEELRRYSDPKLKPGEADTVLDIDLPTSPLSPPAAYASSQQKQRNSRQHPHPLVISSSFDRGVNGVSSSKSSRGYGPSDAQVDRSRLSFKSLPNLSSSCESLLQK